TGAACCTATAAACGACTTTCAGCAAGGTCCTGTCGGTATGATAGAAGAATCGAGCCCCGATACTGCTTCATGGACAGCCGATGCACCAGCCAAACTGTATGATATCGAAGGCCTTGCGGGCGGGATATTTGAAGGCATCTTATCGCGCAACTGGCTTATGGCAAACGAAAATCTGTCTAAACTCTTAACAGCATGGACAGAAGCAAAGTCCACCCTCCAAGATTCGCAAAATAATATTGAAACCGAAACGATTCTAAACCATCTCATTACAGCAATACAATCACATAATGCTGATGCGTCACAACAAGACCTAAATGACTTCATGTACAAAATATCCGACATCAGCAAAAATTATAAACTATCTCCACTCTCCGATATTATTGCTATCAACAACGCAGGACGCGATCTCAGATATGCTGTTGAAAATAAAAATTGGGTAACAGCCGCAACAAAAATAAAAGAACTGCAAAATACGTGGGGACGTGCCAAATCAAATTTGGAACAGTTCGGCATCCTCGGTGAGATCACACATACCCATAGCAGTATTGAGCAAATGAAAAACTCTGTAGATGCAGAAAATAAAACGACCTTTCTAGAGAAATTCAAAAGCTTTAACGAAAGTATGGCAAAGATTCGCTCAGCACTTGCCAACAAATAAAAATAATGCCTTTTGACGACTGTCAAAAGGCATTATTTTTTCTACATTAGCGACAAACGAACGTTTTGCAATTTGTCTCGGAAGAACAGTTACACGAATTACTCGAGCTGCTTGCATCTACCGCAACCTCGATCGAAGGAGCCGAGCACATATCACCTTTGCTATGATAACGGCAAGTAGTAACACCACATTTCACATCTTTTGCCATTTGATCACCTCCCGATCATAGTATGACCAAAAATCGAAAAGATAATCAGGCAGAAAAAGGATTCTTAATTGTTATTTATCCCCTCTATCTTCCCCTTCTCTATCAACTGTACCAGCTTCTTCTCGTCCATCTTATTATAGACTTCGCCGTTCCATCTGATATTCGGCCCTTTTCCGCAATGTTTCATACACCCGCCTATCTTATAGGCAAACCTTCCATTTGTACTGATACCGCCCGATTCCACCTTATATTTTTCCATGATAAATCGCATCAATTTTGCCGAATTATTTTTTGCGCAATTCGGTCCACCACATACTTCAAGAAAATTCGGCGCACTATCCAGGCGAAGGCTCGGATACCGTTTAATGATTGCCATTAAGAAGGTTTCTTTTA
This genomic window from Selenomonadales bacterium contains:
- a CDS encoding NAD(P)H-dependent oxidoreductase subunit E → MKKWDLNEAIEYYRNDGAPQSQDALIALLREVQEENDGVLPSYMIREIAKKLKIKETFLMAIIKRYPSLRLDSAPNFLEVCGGPNCAKNNSAKLMRFIMEKYKVESGGISTNGRFAYKIGGCMKHCGKGPNIRWNGEVYNKMDEKKLVQLIEKGKIEGINNN
- a CDS encoding DUF4363 family protein; protein product: MKKFMVSLLSFTIVIPFFSAGCSLIEPINDFQQGPVGMIEESSPDTASWTADAPAKLYDIEGLAGGIFEGILSRNWLMANENLSKLLTAWTEAKSTLQDSQNNIETETILNHLITAIQSHNADASQQDLNDFMYKISDISKNYKLSPLSDIIAINNAGRDLRYAVENKNWVTAATKIKELQNTWGRAKSNLEQFGILGEITHTHSSIEQMKNSVDAENKTTFLEKFKSFNESMAKIRSALANK
- a CDS encoding DUF1540 domain-containing protein, with product MAKDVKCGVTTCRYHSKGDMCSAPSIEVAVDASSSSNSCNCSSETNCKTFVCR